From one Dermacentor silvarum isolate Dsil-2018 chromosome 3, BIME_Dsil_1.4, whole genome shotgun sequence genomic stretch:
- the LOC119446576 gene encoding immunoglobulin domain-containing protein oig-4: MSSRLLACWLALAVALTLLLSEAQGAKGRGGKRGRGRMRSSGSARYIFYTHPKRKEYYDNPNGAQIEKASHFDYEFFLGHKIVFICVARGVPRPRITWYKDGIEIFAHPYMQSILQISEWQLEGDRIKSKLEIDPARQMDSGNYECQADNKYAIDSRTFKADFSSLGS; the protein is encoded by the exons ATGTCGTCGCGGCTCCTGGCGTGCTGGCTGGCCCTGGCGGTGGCGCTGACGCTGCTGCTGTCCGAGGCGCAGGGCGCCAAAGGCCGCGGAGGCAAGCGGGGCCGCGGACGCATGCGCTCCTCTGGATCGGCGCGATACATCTTCTACACACACCCCAAGCGGAAGGAGTACTACGACAACCCGAAC GGTGCCCAGATCGAGAAGGCGTCGCACTTCGACTACGAGTTCTTTCTGGGCCACAAGATCGTGTTCATCTGTGTGGCACGCGGTGTACCTCGGCCCCGCATCACCTGGTACAAGGATGGCATCGAGATATTCGCACACCCGTACATGCAG TCCATCTTGCAAATATCTGAGTGGCAGCTAGAAGGAGACCGCATCAAGAGCAAGCTTGAGATTGACCCAGCAAGACAAATGGACTCGGGCAACTATGAATGCCAGGCAGACAACAAGTACGCCATCGACAGCCGAACCTTCAAAGCCGACTTCAGCTCCCTAGGCAGCTAG